TACATGTTCCTTGGAATCATTGGTTTCAAACCAGAAATCAAGGACCTTACTGGACATGACTCGTTTCTTAATGTACTCGACTTGCTGAGCGGAGAACTGCTGCTCCCACTCCATAGACAATTCCGTACACAGCTTAACGATTGTCAGCAGCTCTGACCAAGCTACATAGCGTTTGTACCAGAAAAATTGAGGGTGTTCAATCATATAGGGATACAGATCATCGAACTCTGTATGCTTACAATCGAGAGCACGTTCAAAGTGATTCTTAGCCTCAGCCAACTTGGTCATAAAATATTCGGCGGAACCATTTTCAATACCCATAGATGTCAGCCTCCTCTCATACCATGTAATCATTATAAAGGAAAATTCGCTTACAGGGAAGGCATTATCCTTATGAAAAATTAGTCAAACGCGATCTGGCCGTTAGCCAGCGATGAGATTCGAGCCAGTGATTCCACGCGAATACCGCGCTCGCGAATCGATTTACCGCCTGCCTGGAACAGCTTCTCTACAGCAATGCCTACACCTACCAGCTCTGCCTCGGCTTTTTCAATAATTCGAATCAAACCGCGAGCAGCATCACCATTGGCGATAAAATCATCAATCAGCAGGACTCGTTCCCCTTTGTGCAACAAGTGAGATGATACCATAATATCCGTTACGATTCCTTTGGTAAATGAAGGGACGCGTTCACTGTAGGTATCCTGGTCCATCGTGAGCGTCTTTTTGCGTCTGGCAAATATCATTGGAACCTCTAGATGAAGAGCTGTTGCAAAGGCGATTGGAATCCCCGAGGACTCTACAGTTAGTACCTTATCCGGTCTTGTCTCGCGGAACAGCCTAGCGAACTCTCTACCCATCTCCATAATCAGCACCGGATCCACCTGATGATTCAAGATGGCGTCCAGCTTTAATACTTGATCCGATACGACGACACCTACTTCTAAGATCCGCTGCTTCAGTAATTCCATATGTAACCCTCCATACCAGTGTATTATGAGTAAATTACCATATTGATCAACTAGGTTTCAAGTCCCAATTTTCCGAAATAGGACCATAGAAGTGAAACTTTTTCCCATTTCAAACTGTCTATAATGATATAAGTCTCTAAAAGGACTACCTTTGCGATGAAAACACGATCGTGAAAATGAAAATCGTCCGTTTTCAAGTAAAAATCCTACTTTTTTGCGCTCATTTGACGATTGAGATTGAAAGACCAAAACATTATGATAAGTAATGTTGTGCTTCTATAAGTAGAACTTAGAAAGAAAGGAAAGATGACGATGAACAAGCAATGTAAGGTTATAGTTCTTAGCTGCATGCCAATCGCATTCTCTGCAATGCTGTTATCCGGCTGCCAAAAGTCATCTGTTCCGATTGTTCAATCGCCTGTACAGACTACCTCCCAAGGTCAGTCTATGGCAGCAATCCAGACACCCCCGACCATTAGCAACCCGTCTCCGGAGCCGACATCTACACCTGTAGAGGATAAGAGTCAGCATGAAGCTCAGGTAGCCAACAGTGTGAAAAGCGACGACCCGACCCTAGGCAAGCCTGCAGCACCAACCGCTAAACCTACACCTAAGCCGAAAATTGACGAGGAAGATGCCTACCAGCAGGAGAAGCCGACACTTATGGGTCTTAAGCTGGGAGCTGCGAAAGATAAAGTCTTGGATAGGTTTGGAAAAGCGAAGAAACAATTCGTAATGGATGAGGATGAAGATCCTGTAGATGTCTATGATTATCAGGACTTTTCGATAGGCTTCAACCAGAAGAATGAGCTGGAGTTTGTCGATATTCATTCCGAAGATATTGATCCTGGTCTCCGCGGCGTGCGGTTAGGACAAAAATCGAAGATGCAGTGGCTATATTAGGGAAGCCTGACACGAACACGACGTTCGTTCTTTCTTATAAAGCACAAGGTACGATTCTTAAACTCGATATCGACCCAAAGGAAAACACAATCCAATCGATTAAGCTGTTTGCTGATCGTTAGCAAAAAAAGCCTTCATTTCCACGCAAGCGGATTTGAAGGCTTTTATGTTGAACAGACTATACCGTCCGACGTTTACGTAATCGTAGATAGATGTAACAACCGATGCCGGCAAAAACGGCAAGAACCAGGAAGCTCATCCCCATGTAGCGGTGAAGCAAATGAAAGATCCCTTCCAAATTACGCCCAATAAAGTGCCCAAGTGTCAAAAACGTCGTACACCAAAGCATGGCACCTGTGCCCGCATAAAGCAAATACTTGTAAAATTTCACACCGCTCACGCCTGACAAGTAACAGGTAAAATGACGCACCCCCGGCACGAAATAGCCGAAAAACACCGTCCACAAACCGTACTTTTTGAACCAGCCCTCCGCACGTTCAATACGCCCCGGCGTCAGCTTGAACCATTTGCCATAGCGGTACAGCAGCGGCTTGCCGACACGGTGTCCCAGCGTATAGCTGACGATCATACCTGTCATGGTGCCCGCATAAATGACCATAAGTGCAGTAGTGAATCGAAAAGGCCCTCCAGGCGCCGTCAGGGAGCCAACAATGGCCATTAGGGTCTCATCAGGCACAGGCACTCCTACGATACCCGCAGAGAGCAGGATATACAGCGCAAAGTATCCGTAATGATTAATAAACTCAAACATGGTTTGCTGCACGCAGACACACTCCCGAACAGAATCCAAGAAACTGTATTCATATTAGACCTACAAATTGAGGGCTTGACCCCAAGTTCCAGTCATGCTTGTGTCAACAAGAACATACCTTGTACTATATCAAAGGACAGGGAGTGGAGCAACAAATGCGAACAGGGCTTGCAATCATGCGGGTTGCTTTTACGTATATCGGAACGATCGTTGGAGCAGGATTCGCTTCCGGTCAGGAGATCCTGCAATTCTTCACCCGGTATGGATGGATGGCCTCCGTGACCATCGCATTGTCTACCCTTCTCTTCATAGGTCTTGGCATTAAGCTGATGCTGATGGCGCATGAGGTCAAAGCAGCCTCGTATGAGGATTTGAATAACCTGCTGTTCGGTAAAAAAGCAGGCAGATGGGTCAGTCTTTTTACCATGCTTGTCTTGTTCGGAATTACAACGGTCATGCTGGCTGGCGGAGGCACGATTTTTCAGGAACAGCTTCATCTGCCCTATCAAATCGGCCTGCTCATCACGCTCGTGCTAGCCTATATTATCCTCTCCAAAGGCATACAAGCCATTATGACCGTCAATTCGATCGTGGTTCCTATCATGCTTTTCTTTAGCCTTGTACTCGTTGTTTATACGTCGCACTCGCCGGACTCATCCAATTGGATTACGGCCCCTACCCAGCATTCACTTCTAAAGGTATGGACGGCGCCGATTCTCTATACCGCATTTAATCTGGCAATGGCGCAAGCCGTCCTTGTCCCCATGGGTGCCGCAGTTGCCAACAAAACCGTGCTGGTATGGGGCGGACTTCTAGGCGGAGCCGGCATCGGTCTGCTTCTGTTAGCCGCACACTACTCCCTAGCGGCGCAAATGCCTGGAATCGCCCACTATGAAATCCCCATGGGACATATCATTACGAAGCTGGGGTCCGTTCCGCAAGTCGCCTATATCCTCGTGATCTACGGTGAAATATTTACAACCTTCATCG
This genomic window from Paenibacillus hexagrammi contains:
- a CDS encoding xanthine phosphoribosyltransferase, translating into MELLKQRILEVGVVVSDQVLKLDAILNHQVDPVLIMEMGREFARLFRETRPDKVLTVESSGIPIAFATALHLEVPMIFARRKKTLTMDQDTYSERVPSFTKGIVTDIMVSSHLLHKGERVLLIDDFIANGDAARGLIRIIEKAEAELVGVGIAVEKLFQAGGKSIRERGIRVESLARISSLANGQIAFD
- a CDS encoding DedA family protein, which codes for MQQTMFEFINHYGYFALYILLSAGIVGVPVPDETLMAIVGSLTAPGGPFRFTTALMVIYAGTMTGMIVSYTLGHRVGKPLLYRYGKWFKLTPGRIERAEGWFKKYGLWTVFFGYFVPGVRHFTCYLSGVSGVKFYKYLLYAGTGAMLWCTTFLTLGHFIGRNLEGIFHLLHRYMGMSFLVLAVFAGIGCYIYLRLRKRRTV
- a CDS encoding YkvI family membrane protein — translated: MRTGLAIMRVAFTYIGTIVGAGFASGQEILQFFTRYGWMASVTIALSTLLFIGLGIKLMLMAHEVKAASYEDLNNLLFGKKAGRWVSLFTMLVLFGITTVMLAGGGTIFQEQLHLPYQIGLLITLVLAYIILSKGIQAIMTVNSIVVPIMLFFSLVLVVYTSHSPDSSNWITAPTQHSLLKVWTAPILYTAFNLAMAQAVLVPMGAAVANKTVLVWGGLLGGAGIGLLLLAAHYSLAAQMPGIAHYEIPMGHIITKLGSVPQVAYILVIYGEIFTTFIADAYGLSLQLQQRMNIRPNVLIMGILALSYCVSLIGFKALLSALYPIFGLISMVWLVMMVWRNRTA